A single Cottoperca gobio chromosome 5, fCotGob3.1, whole genome shotgun sequence DNA region contains:
- the ip6k2b gene encoding inositol hexakisphosphate kinase 2b — translation MSPALEALMQADGTPYPGKGVMLEPFVHQVGGHSCVLRFGEQTICKPLIPREHQFYKSLPPEMRKFTPQYKGVVSVSFEEDEEGNLCLIAYPLHSESGDLENKDPSADCEPKSKMLKLSNKKKSSLILENDNYSKDRARHSRKEDKIMSYNRDEMQQQQQQQQQQAEVLYFSLEKGNVVPQIKHNPWSLKCHQQHLQRMKENAKHRNQYKFILLENLTWRYTVPCVLDLKMGTRQHGDDASEEKKANQIRKCQQSTSASIGVRLCGMQVYQSDSGQLMFMNKYHGRKLTLAGFKEALYQFFHNGRRLRRELLSPVLRRLREMQAALEACESYRFYSSSLLIIYDGDPLRTPARPRHRGGEEGDEDEPSDDEEEEEEGAFGFPRSSSAGGSASVAGGSSNSGSSRSSHSTGEASSPAVDVRMIDFAHTTCRHYGEDSVVHEGQDSGFIFGLQNLITIISQLEDHSTD, via the exons ATGAGTCCCGCTCTGGAAGCCCTCATGCAGGCAGACGGGACTCCTTATCCCGGAAAAGGGGTAATGCTTGAACCTTTCGTGCACCAGGTGGGAGGCCATTCCTGTGTGCTACGATTTGGGGAGCAAACAATATGCAAGCCCCTCATCCCCCGGGAGCACCAGTTCTACAAGAGCCTCCCTCCAGAGATGAGGAAATTCACCCCTCAGTATAAAG GTGTAGTTTCAGTCAGTTttgaagaggatgaggaagggAACCTGTGCCTCATCGCCTACCCCCTCCACAGTGAATCAGGGGACCTGGAAAACAAAGATCCCTCAGCAGACTGTGAGCCCAAGAGCAAGATGTTGAAGTTGAGCAACAAGAAGAAGTCTTCGTTGATTCTGGAGAATGACAACTACAGCAAAGACAGAGCTCGACACAGCCGTAAGGAAGACAAGATCATGAG TTATAACCGTGAtgagatgcagcagcagcagcagcagcagcagcagcaggcagaggtTCTCTATTTCAGCCTGGAAAAAGGCAACGTTGTGCCACAGATCAAACACAACCCCTGGAGTCTCAAATGTCACCAGCAGCACTTGCAAAGGATGAAGGAGAATGCAAAACACCGTAACCAATACA AATTTATTCTTTTGGAGAACCTGACGTGGCGCTACACAGTACCATGTGTCTTAGACTTGAAGATGGGAACTCGCCAACATGGGGATGATGCATCAGAGGAGAAGAAAGCAAATCAGATTCGCAAGTGTCAACAGAGCACATCTGCCTCTATTGGAGTGCGACTTTGTGGCATGCAG GTGTACCAGTCCGACTCAGGCCAGCTGATGTTCATGAATAAGTACCACGGCCGTAAACTGACCCTTGCAGGCTTCAAGGAGGCGCTCTACCAGTTCTTTCACAATGGGCGTCGCCTACGGCGAGAGCTGCTGTCCCCAGTGCTGCGCAGACTTCGGGAAATGCAAGCTGCCCTGGAGGCCTGCGAGTCCTACCGCTTCTACTCCAGCTCCCTGCTCATCATCTATGACGGAGACCCTCTCAGGACTCCTGCTAGACCTAGACACCGTGGTGGGGAAGAAGGTGATGAGGATGAGCCATCTGATgacgaagaggaggaagaggaaggggcCTTTGGTTTCCCTCGTTCCTCCTCAGCAGGTGGCAGTGCTAGTGTGGCTGGAGGGAGCAGCAACAGTGGCAGCAGTCGCTCTTCCCACAGCACAGGAGAGGCCAGCAGCCCCGCAGTGGACGTGCGCATGATTGACTTTGCTCACACCACCTGTCGGCACTACGGGGAAGACAGTGTGGTGCATGAAGGCCAGGACAGTGGTTTCATTTTCGGCCTCCAGAACCTGATCACCATTATCTCTCAACTGGAGGATCACAGTACTGATTGA
- the LOC115008890 gene encoding LOW QUALITY PROTEIN: G-protein coupled receptor 22 (The sequence of the model RefSeq protein was modified relative to this genomic sequence to represent the inferred CDS: deleted 1 base in 1 codon), translating to METEGYRDLLETSDGQGVGLLDGRGEVGVEEGWSTPYPLGFQVSLTTVLLLELVLGFSSNLTVLVLYCAQSNLVDSVSNLVTVNLHVLDILVCLLCLPLTVAVILLPANESGVGSLATLCCFHEACVTFTSVATAVNVLVISLDRYDISVRPASRLLTPRRAALLLAAVWAVSLAVFFLPFLEGDFFSSGVEDSEDEEPEGQYNNSQTTGPTPFFSSISPSSFPSTHPSSPSHHLTPVWQNRTLLCVGGQGYYTGLAMYYHLLLQVPCFFIAVAVMLFTYSRILRALNIRIGSHIMRGKRAKDSTCRIRCRRRKKKDLSLPTEVVSSNQNQNLTHPPLMPSPTPTPTSPPPLPSMPQVMSDSGATVTTVSTAATTPIATTPASLASPTPASASTQTHATTPLPASTMGVQASVSAIIALRRAVRRHRDRRERQRRVLKMSLLIISTFMGCWAPLSAVNVLILCMGPSDSLVRLRLCFLAMAYGTTIFHPLLYAFTRQKLRRALKTRVKKRVVSLLQVDPAPSGGTVIHNSWVEGGGQRKSRKPRVEASDCTDRCLTEAVRE from the exons ATGGAGACCGAAGGCTATCGTGACCTCCTAGAGACCAGCGATGGTCAGGGGGTAGGCCTGCTGGATGGAAGGGGTGAAGTGGGGGTGGAGGAAGGCTGGAGCACACCCTACCCTCTGGGCTTCCAGGTGTCTTTAaccactgtgctgctgctggagctggtgTTGGGCTTCAGCAGCAACCTGACAGTACTTGTGCTCTACTGTGCTCAGTCCAACCTGGTGGATTCAGTCAGCAACCTTGTCACAGTCAACCTCCATGTGCTGGACATACTggtctgtctgctgtgtctgCCACTGACTGTGGCTGTGATCCTGCTACCAGCTAATGAAAGTGGAGTCGGAAGCCTGGCTACGCTGTGCTGCTTTCATGAGGCCTGTGTCACATTCACCAGTGTGGCCACAGCAGTCAATGTGCTGGTGATCAGTTTGGACCGATACGACATCTCAGTGCGTCCAGCCAGTCGTCTACTTACCCCCAGGCGTGCAGCACTGCTCCTGGCAGCAGTGTGGGCCGTGTCCCTA GCCGTCTTCTTCCTGCCCTTTCTTGAGGGGGATTTCTTCTCTTCGGGGgttgaggacagtgaggatgagGAGCCGGAAGGACAGTACAATAACTCTCAGACCACTGGACCGACgccctttttttcttccatctctccttcctcttttccCTCAACTCATCCTTCCTCCCCTTCACACCACCTGACTCCAGTATGGCAGAACAGGACACTGCTGTGTGTAGGAGGGCAGGGATATTACACAGGCCTGGCTATGTATTACCACTTGTTACTCCAAGTGCCATGCTTCTTCATCGCTGTGGCCGTCATGTTGTTCACCTACTCCAGGATCCTGCGGGCCCTCAACATTCGCATAGGCTCCCACATAATGAGGGGCAAGCGTGCAAAGGACTCCACCTGCAGGATACGCTGCAGGAGACGGAAGAAGAAGGACCTGAGCCTGCCCACAGAGGTTGTGTCCTccaaccagaaccagaacctcACCCATCCTCCTCTCATGCCCTCCCCCACCCCTACACCAACTTCACCCCCACCACTCCCCTCCATGCCCCAGGTGATGTCTGACAGTGGAGCAACAGTCACTACTGTCAGTACTGCTGCCACCACCCCCATCGCCACGACACCGGCCTCCCTTGCTTCTCCAACCCCAGCTTCAGCCTCAACCCAGACCCATGCCACCACACCACTGCCTGCCTCCACCATGGGTGTACAGGCCTCGGTTTCTGCCATCATCGCCTTGAGGCGGGCAGTGCGCCGACACAGGGACCGTCGAGAACGGCAACGTCGTGTCCTAAAAATGTCCCTACTCATCATATCCACCTTCATGGGCTGCTGGGCCCCTCTGTCCGCAGTCAATGTTCTGATCCTGTGTATGGGTCCCAGCGACAGCCTGGTGCGGCTGCGCCTCTGCTTCTTGGCAATGGCGTATGGAACCACTATTTTTCATCCTCTGCTCTACGCTTTCACCAGGCAGAAGCTGCGCCGTGCTCTCAAAACACGTGTCAAGAAAAGGGTAGTGTCCCTTCTACAGGTGGACCCGGCTCCCAGCGGGGGGACAGTTATTCATAACTCTTGGGTGGAGGGGGGAGGCCAAAGGAAGAGTCGCAAGCCACGGGTGGAGGCCAGTGACTGCACTGATCGATGCCTCACAGAGGCAGTGAGGGAATGA